From a region of the Mercurialis annua linkage group LG1-X, ddMerAnnu1.2, whole genome shotgun sequence genome:
- the LOC126666134 gene encoding cadmium-induced protein AS8 isoform X1 has translation MVEMIIKGLFRRYERWNPVHPTLGAFWGMGLGFGCGVGWGPGFGPEVIGYVGAGCGVGFSVGITFAGFGIGLPANYIFQLPYSAIVATSNQALPFFRSSPLLNGKDVTGNGLNDVSPGMSFFPRETSRRFSSSNQKALLDMQRTFSVHAKSFSKDLETFCSQFFHPRKGQYFISGWCIRVHNGSDQGPRD, from the exons ATG GTTGAAATGATCATAAAAGGGTTATTCAGGAGGTACGAGAGATGGAATCCTGTACATCCTACTCTAGGAGCCTTTTGGGGCATGGGACTAGGCTTTGGCTGTGGCGTCGGATGGGGCCCTGGCTTCGGTCCTGAGGTCATTGGTTACGTTGGTGCTGGCTGCGGTGTTGGATTTAGTGTCGGCATAACTTTTGCTGGTTTTGGCATTGGTCTTCCTGCTAATTACATCTTTCAACTTCCTTATAGTG CTATTGTGGCAACATCGAATCAGGCATTACCATTTTTCCGATCCAGTCCTCTTCTCAACGGAAAAGATGTTACGGGGAATGGGTTGAATGATGTTTCTCCTGGCATGTCTTTCTTTCCAAGAGAAACCAGCAGAAGATTTTCAAGTTCTAATCAAAAAGCTTTGTTGGACATGCAGAGGACGTTTTCCGTTCATGCCAAGTCATTTTCTAAAGATTTAGAAACATTTTGTAGCCAATTCTTCCACCCGCGCAAAG GTCAATACTTTATCAGTGGTTGGTGCATCAGAGTCCACAATGGAAGTGATCAAG
- the LOC126666134 gene encoding cadmium-induced protein AS8 isoform X2 encodes MIIKGLFRRYERWNPVHPTLGAFWGMGLGFGCGVGWGPGFGPEVIGYVGAGCGVGFSVGITFAGFGIGLPANYIFQLPYSAIVATSNQALPFFRSSPLLNGKDVTGNGLNDVSPGMSFFPRETSRRFSSSNQKALLDMQRTFSVHAKSFSKDLETFCSQFFHPRKGQYFISGWCIRVHNGSDQGPRD; translated from the exons ATGATCATAAAAGGGTTATTCAGGAGGTACGAGAGATGGAATCCTGTACATCCTACTCTAGGAGCCTTTTGGGGCATGGGACTAGGCTTTGGCTGTGGCGTCGGATGGGGCCCTGGCTTCGGTCCTGAGGTCATTGGTTACGTTGGTGCTGGCTGCGGTGTTGGATTTAGTGTCGGCATAACTTTTGCTGGTTTTGGCATTGGTCTTCCTGCTAATTACATCTTTCAACTTCCTTATAGTG CTATTGTGGCAACATCGAATCAGGCATTACCATTTTTCCGATCCAGTCCTCTTCTCAACGGAAAAGATGTTACGGGGAATGGGTTGAATGATGTTTCTCCTGGCATGTCTTTCTTTCCAAGAGAAACCAGCAGAAGATTTTCAAGTTCTAATCAAAAAGCTTTGTTGGACATGCAGAGGACGTTTTCCGTTCATGCCAAGTCATTTTCTAAAGATTTAGAAACATTTTGTAGCCAATTCTTCCACCCGCGCAAAG GTCAATACTTTATCAGTGGTTGGTGCATCAGAGTCCACAATGGAAGTGATCAAG
- the LOC126666134 gene encoding cadmium-induced protein AS8 isoform X3 — protein sequence MVEMIIKGLFRRYERWNPVHPTLGAFWGMGLGFGCGVGWGPGFGPEVIGYVGAGCGVGFSVGITFAGFGIGLPANYIFQLPYSAIVATSNQALPFFRSSPLLNGKDVTGNGLNDVSPGMSFFPRETSRRFSSSNQKALLDMQRTFSVHAKSFSKDLETFCSQFFHPRKGPRD from the exons ATG GTTGAAATGATCATAAAAGGGTTATTCAGGAGGTACGAGAGATGGAATCCTGTACATCCTACTCTAGGAGCCTTTTGGGGCATGGGACTAGGCTTTGGCTGTGGCGTCGGATGGGGCCCTGGCTTCGGTCCTGAGGTCATTGGTTACGTTGGTGCTGGCTGCGGTGTTGGATTTAGTGTCGGCATAACTTTTGCTGGTTTTGGCATTGGTCTTCCTGCTAATTACATCTTTCAACTTCCTTATAGTG CTATTGTGGCAACATCGAATCAGGCATTACCATTTTTCCGATCCAGTCCTCTTCTCAACGGAAAAGATGTTACGGGGAATGGGTTGAATGATGTTTCTCCTGGCATGTCTTTCTTTCCAAGAGAAACCAGCAGAAGATTTTCAAGTTCTAATCAAAAAGCTTTGTTGGACATGCAGAGGACGTTTTCCGTTCATGCCAAGTCATTTTCTAAAGATTTAGAAACATTTTGTAGCCAATTCTTCCACCCGCGCAAAG